In Halogranum gelatinilyticum, the DNA window TCTGTGTCGCGGAGGCGCGGACGACGTGGACCCGGCTCGAAGTCCCGAAGCGCGTCCGCGACCTCGACGACGCCGAGGCGATGCTCGACGGCGCGCACGTCACCTCGCCCGGCGTCTGGCGGATGCGCGGCAAGGCCGTCCACCGTTCGCTGAAGCTCCGCGTCGAGCGTCGACAGGCGCAGTATCTCAAAGAGGAGATGCTGAGCCTCGGCGGCGAGTGTGCGACGTCGGGACACATGACCGACGGCGAACTCTCTTCTGTCGTCTTGATGGGGACATTCGCGCAGTTCAACCGCCTCATCGACAAACTGGCGGGCCAACCCTTCGGTCTCGAAGCCCTCGCTGACGACATTCGGGAGCGGCTTGGCATCCGCGTCGAACAGGTATCGAAGGGCTACCCGTGGGAGGACGGCACAGCCGTCATGGGCATCCTCAACGTCACGCCCGACAGCTTCCACGACGGCGGGGACTTCTTCGACGCGACCGACGCCATCGAGCAGGCCGAGGCGATGATCGACGCCGGCGTCGACATCATCGACATCGGCGGCGAGAGCACCCGCCCCGGTGCCGACGAAGTGAGTGTGGAAGACGAGATCGACCGCGTCGTCCCGGTCATCGAGGCCGTTTCCGACCTCGACGTCGCCATCTCTATCGACACCCGGAAGGCCGCCGTCGGCCGCGCCGCGCTCGACGCGGGCGCAGACATCCTCAACGACGTGACCGGTCTCGCCGACCCCGAGATGCGTTTCTTGGCCGCCGAGCGCGACGTCCCGGTCATCGTGATGCACAGCATCGACGCCCCCGTGATTCCGGACAAAGAGGTCGAGTACGACGACGTTGTCGAGGACGTCGTCGACGAACTGAGTGAGCGGGTCCTGCTCGCCGAGAAGGCGGGCATCCCTCGCGAGAACGTCATCGTCGACCCCGGTCTCGGCTTCGGCAAGTCGAAAGCCGAGAACTTCGAGTTGCTCGGGCGGCTCGACGAGTTCGACGCGCTCGGCTGTCCCGTTCTCGTGGGCCACTCCCACAAGTCGATGTTCGAACTCGTCGGGGCGGAGACCGGCGACAACCTCGAAGCGACGGTCGCGGCGACGGCCGTCGCGGTCGACCGCGGTGCCGACATCGTCCGCGTCCACGACGTGGCCGAGAACGTCGCTGCCGTTCGTGTCGCACAGGCTGCTCGCTCGCCGGAGCAGTTTAGCGAAAAATAGCGGATCGCGGCCAACGGGCGTCGCGGACTTCCTTACTGATCCAGTTCGTCGAGCAGCGTCTGTGCCGCGTCGTGGCTGGAGCCGGGACCCCGAGCCGTGACGAGGTCGCCGTCGACCGTCACGCTCGTCTCCTGGTCGAGTTCGGCGTCCCAGTTGCCGCCCGCCAGCTTGACCTCGTCCTCGACCCAGTAGGGGAGCTTGCGCCCCTCGAAGACGTCGTTGTCGTCGACGATGCCCTCCTCCCACTCGTTGGGGAAGCCGGTCACGTCGCGGTCCTCGACGAGGAACGAGCCGTCGGCCTCGCGGGTGAACGCCAGTATCCCGACGGCGTGGCAGACGACGAGTGCTTTGCCCTCGTCGCCGGCGACGGCCGAGACGAGTGCCTGCCGGGCGTGTCGGTCCTGATTGACGTCCCAGACGGTGCCGTGGCCGCCGGGGAAGACCGTCGCGTCGTAGTCGCGGGCGTCGACCGTCGCGAGCGGTTCGGGGTCGGTGAGCCGGTCGTCGGTCTCGTGGATCTCGCGATACTCCTCGACGGTCTCCTCGCCGATGTCGTCGGGGTCCAGCGAGCGTTCGTCGACGACCGGCGGCTCGCCCGTCGGTGTCGCGACGGTGATGTCGAAGCCAGCGTCGGTGAGCGTCGTGAGCGGCTCGATACATTCCTCTGCCCAGTAGCCCTCTTCGCTGACGATGAACAGTGCGGATGGCATACCACCACGTTGCTGGTCACACGGAAAAAGACGCTCGAAGTCGGAGAGTCCGGCCGCGACCGACGGTTCGAGGCTGGTCGTCGGTGCGGTCGCTCCC includes these proteins:
- a CDS encoding type 1 glutamine amidotransferase domain-containing protein; its protein translation is MPSALFIVSEEGYWAEECIEPLTTLTDAGFDITVATPTGEPPVVDERSLDPDDIGEETVEEYREIHETDDRLTDPEPLATVDARDYDATVFPGGHGTVWDVNQDRHARQALVSAVAGDEGKALVVCHAVGILAFTREADGSFLVEDRDVTGFPNEWEEGIVDDNDVFEGRKLPYWVEDEVKLAGGNWDAELDQETSVTVDGDLVTARGPGSSHDAAQTLLDELDQ